ACATTGTGTCAAAATGTCACATGGTTATCCACTTTTGGAGCTTGTTTCAAAAGGACAAAGTCAAACGAACGGATGATGAATAATCTCCCGACTATTAGCGGTGCTGGGGGTTTCATTTTGGGCTCGAAACCCGCAAAGTGGGTCGCAGGTCGTGCAAACGTTTGCGGTGTGCCGCGCTGCAACCGTGACCTGTGACCCACAAACTCCTTTGTTTTGGGCATATCTCGCATAACTCCGAGCTATAAACAATTGAGAACGTAGAGGTCGTATGCCCCCAACCAAAACGGCATGCACAACTCACCTGTAAACAGAGATGAAATAGCATCTTGTTTACAAAGTGTTAAAGTGAACATTTTGTTCTGAGGCACGTGATGAGAAGTCGTCTGGTTTTTCACGGAAAGCAATTAGCGAGCAGAAACCCGTTTCGATCACAAAACAATTCCTGGTCTGCCTCTGTCGCACTTGGCAAAGCTTGTCGTCGACGCAAGCGCGGGCTGTTTACTCCGAAAGTGCTTTCGGTATCTGGCGACCCCGCTCGGCTTCCTGTGCGCACGAGCTGAGCACGTTGCTGCGCTGCCGCGAGCACGCGGTGTTCACGCGTCGACGCCGGGCGCCGATTGGTCGAGCCGGGCGagcgcacgccgttcggcccaatCGCGGCGCTGTTCACGCGTGTTCACGCTCGCTCCGCGTGAGCAGCCGGGGCGAGTTGGAACAAACTCGCGAGCCTTGTTGACGTCGCGCTTATAAGACCAAGCTAGCGGCTCGCACCGGGACTGCTCGACGAGCCGAGCCACACTTTTTATACTTGTCGTCGTTCGTCCTCGCAGGCAAACATGGTGGCGATGATGAAGCGAGTGAAGCTGTTCCAAATTGTTTTAACGGACTCGAAGACGTTTTATTGCGGCGGGGACAGGCTGTCGGGGCGCGTGGAAGTGGAGGTGAACGAAGTGACGCGCGTGTCCGCGCTCAGGCTTCTCGGCTTGGGATGCGCCAAAGTGGAGTACGCCAAGGGCAAGCAGCGCTGTCGACAGGAGGCCGAGTACCTCCGACACGAAGCCGTTTTGCGCCTTGAGGAGCAGCCGACGGGTACGCTCCTGTTTCACTTTCGTTTAGACTATGGCGTGTTTGCGAAAAGACAATAAGGCAAACTCGTGTTCCTTCTATGGGAACAGCGACGAAAACATCAACGGCGAGAGTCGCAGGAGTCTGCGGAAAACACGAACCGACTGTTATTTGTTGGATTGCTGAAACTGTATTCGACGCTTATGGCATCGatgatctttgttttgtttttttcttcccagaCTCTGACGGCTCAGTTTTGCTGAGGCCAGGCAACAAATACGAGTACAACTTCGGATTGGACCTCCCCCAACAAGGGTCAGTGTCTTTTCTCGGATGGCGTTGCAATGTGGTTATTGAGTCAATTTTCTGCAAATGCTATTGACATAAACCGATTGAGCCAGTGGGCCCCCCAACTTCGATTGAAATCTCACGTCACGAAACACAAGATggcaaaaaagtttttatttgacGTATTCAGTGCAAAAACTGTGCACGTCAGAATGTGTTCACGCATTCTGAGCAGCAGGTTGATGTACAGGTTGTTAACCTTCTGCCATCTGTTAGTTGTGCTGCCTGTCACCATAACGTTTTTGGGGTCGGGTCCTTTAGCACTGACCACAACAAAGACATGAACTCTGAAtgaaacatttgactttttacaaTAGTTGGTCCTTTTAGCATTTAACTTTACAACTGAGAAGAAatggtcttttttgtttgtttgtttgaatggaaTTCTccttgtcttatgttgtaatgggtcaatgtgtaaagtaaaactaaaaatcAGCAAGAAATTGGCAAATGTGTGCTGATTTGAAAAGGGGGGCTATTGTCAGCTGACGAAGCAGTCTCATCAATGTTTACATTGTAATGAGAGAAGTGTCATAATACTCGTGTACGTTTGTTTACAGGAAGCTGGTGTCGTCTTACAAAGGCAAGTTTGGGTATGTCCACTACTATGTAAAGGCCAAGCTTGAGAGACCGCAGCAGCCCACCCTTGAGTGCAAGAAACACTTTGAAGTGGAGGAACCTCTAGATGTCAACACGCCAGACCTGCTGGTTGGTTCACTGAACAAAACGAAAACGTTGACCGGGAAGACTCGGGGCCTAGATTTTAACCCGGAATATGTCTGCACAGTGTCCTACAGGGGGTATGAAAGAGAAGAAAGTCACCTGCATGTTCATCCCAGACGGCCAGGTGTCGCTCAACGCCAAAATCGACCGACGCGGGTTTTGCGAGGGCGAGGATATCTGCATCAACGCCAAGTTCGAGAACACGTGTTCGCGCATCGTGGTTCCCAAGGCCGCCATCATCGCCAAGCACACCTACCAGGCCAACGGCCGCACCAAGGTCTTCCGCCAGAAGCTGTCGTCGGTGCGAGGGAACCACATCATCTCCGGAATGTGTGACGCTTGGCAGGGCAAAACCATCCGGGTGCCAAAGATCAAACCGTCAAAGCTGGACTGCGACCTAATCCGCATGGAGTATGCGTTAATGGTAATCTACTTTCAAAAGTAATCATTCGATGAATGATCCGATGCCCGTCCTCGAGTATCAATAATAATAGCCATTAATGTTtcgatatttcatttttttttttttttttttttaagatttatatCCACATCCCCGGGAGTGAAAAGCTGATCTTGGAGCTGCCTTTGGTCATCGGGACCGCCGGTCTGGGCAGTCGGAGCAGCAGCGTGAGCAGCCAGGACGGTTCGGTCAGCTGGGTGTCGCTCTGCATGCCCGAGCTCCCCAGCTACGGCGACGTCACCAGCGACCTCCGAATGGATCAGCCGCTCACGCCGCTCCTGGATGCCTTCGACGGCGACGACAGCCCCATCTTCATGAACGCGCCGTCGTTCTGTTTCCCGCCGCTTCCGGTGTACACAGAGGTTCGTGTTTTCCCTCTTAGCAATCATCATGCTCGTGAGAGGGTTTTTGCCAGTTTCTAACTGAACTTTCCATCGTTTCCAGACTGAGGAGGAGTTCAACATCAATGCTCACATGTTGCCAGTGTGCTGAAGTGCCTCAGCGTTTTGTACAACTGTGCTCCAGCTCTCAAGAGACTGTTAGACTAAGGCTAGTGGAAAAGAGAAAGAAGCTCCCAAGCATCGGGAGATGCGGTGGACACGAAAGGTGCTTGGCCGTCGTGCGAGCTGTTCTCTCTGCACTCGGCCGCCCGAGTCTTCCCCTGCGGGGCCGAGAGCTGGCGAGCGTGCCCCGCTCCACCTCTCCTGAATAAGATGTCCCAATTCTATCTGTTGGCGGTCACTTTATTGCTTGATTACGGTGGCAGCCCCAACTGCGTGCTGTTCGATTCTGGAGCGGGTTTAGTTCCCCACCGTGCGTTGTCATTCCAGGGTCATCAATAGACAAACCCTCCTTTTGCCTGTTACTCTTAGCATTTGTTTGGGGCTTGGAACGGATTACTCTTAATGGTAGCTTAATCCTGCCTGGATGCTGACAGAACCTCattgttatatatttgttttcatgaacATATTTGTTTGGAGAGGTTTTCTGTTGAAGGTTGTTGCACTTTTTTTGATGCATTTTGCTGTACTACTGCCTGAAGTGCTTTTTATTTGAATCTGATGTGGAATTTTCGGTGGTTGAGGCCTGTGGTGGAACCTTACATTAGCTTTGCAAACCCACATGCACTTTTCTATACCCTGTCAGTGCCAAACAGGATTTTGAAAGGTCACATACTATTGATCGACTTGCCATAGTTATTTTACACTCAACATTTTAGTTATTCAATGTTGGGAtaatggagggggaaaaaacacctGATCTGTACCTGATTTTCTGTTGTCGAAGACAACATTTCACTTGGAGAtccttgctgtttttgtttcacaGCTTCCTGTCTTCAGGACACAAAACCAAGACTGATTTGTAAAAACAAGTGTGTTTGGATTATGCATCTTTGAtacttgtatttttgtaatgtttttataataaactcattttgaaaaatgttcttgtatctgtccattttctgcactgatTTGAAATTCACCTTTGAATTACAGCTTACTTAAGCGACGAATCAGTTAAGTGGAggtattttccaaatgtagcATACTATTCATATTTACTCATTGAAATACTGTATCCTGCTAATAGATGCTTGTCGATAGAATTACAAAAACAGACAATCAGTAAATCCAAGCTAGTGCATGAGTACTTTTGAACTAAATTGAATGCGACTgatctgattttttaaaaaatggttgatTTGGTGCATTTGTAAGTGCGTGCCAACGCAACGGGCAACTGTAAAGTTTTAGCCAATTGTAAGGCAGCACACACTGATCCGAAACCCAATTTGTGTTTAGACGTTCGCCCAAAAATATACGTGGGAACCGCTAAGCCGAAATGGGGATTTTTGTCCGACAGTATGGTCTATACGCATAAAGAAAACACGTGTTTAGGTATATATTGTCACTGACTGGAGTTCCTGCTACCTGCCTTATTTCAATAAcaacagaggggaaaaaagggaaaGGCTATACAAGAAAGGGTCAATTAGGACAAACCTGAGCTGGCCaactttgttttagtttgctccaaaataaaatgattctgTAGGAGAGGGGCCTGACAACATTGGACATTCTGACAACCACAAGTCAACATGAATGCTAAGATACTAAGACTTGCAATTTGGAGTTTTATTGGTGAAGAGAATGATTTGTAATGAATGTTATCATCGAAGAAGTAAATATTGTACAGAGGTTGAGCGCACAGCAATAAATTAATTTGACAAAAGTCTTAGCTAACTTTACTGATAAAAACAGGCCTTATCAGGATAGAGATCAATCACGTCGCATTGCAGGATTTCATTGCTGGCGTGagaacagaggtgtgtagactttttagaaTATTTTAATAGAAACTACAGTCCCCTTCCAACAGGactggaacggcaaggtcaattcctttatttttgttgtatactgaagacatttgacacctccttgagccgtcaccttatcacgGTGGAGGTGTCCCATTGATCCTAGGCTTCACGCCCCTtctagggtcacccatggcaaacaggtcctaggtgagggaccagacaaggCACGGCTCcgaaaacccctatgatgaatacaataaatggaaataggtttcccttgcccgcgGGTCACCGGGTGCccctctctggagccaggcctggaggtggggctcaaaggtgagcgcctggtggccgggcctgcactcatggggcctggccgggcacagcccgaaagggtaacgtgggtccccctt
This is a stretch of genomic DNA from Phycodurus eques isolate BA_2022a chromosome 20, UOR_Pequ_1.1, whole genome shotgun sequence. It encodes these proteins:
- the txnipa gene encoding thioredoxin interacting protein a — its product is MVAMMKRVKLFQIVLTDSKTFYCGGDRLSGRVEVEVNEVTRVSALRLLGLGCAKVEYAKGKQRCRQEAEYLRHEAVLRLEEQPTDSDGSVLLRPGNKYEYNFGLDLPQQGKLVSSYKGKFGYVHYYVKAKLERPQQPTLECKKHFEVEEPLDVNTPDLLCPTGGMKEKKVTCMFIPDGQVSLNAKIDRRGFCEGEDICINAKFENTCSRIVVPKAAIIAKHTYQANGRTKVFRQKLSSVRGNHIISGMCDAWQGKTIRVPKIKPSKLDCDLIRMEYALMIYIHIPGSEKLILELPLVIGTAGLGSRSSSVSSQDGSVSWVSLCMPELPSYGDVTSDLRMDQPLTPLLDAFDGDDSPIFMNAPSFCFPPLPVYTETEEEFNINAHMLPVC